The genomic stretch ACGGGGTCCGACCGGTCCGACGGTCTTCCCCTCCGCGTCACTGCGGCACTGCGGGAGTCGTTCCGTTTCCTGGATTGGATTGGACCAGATCGGAAGAAGACCAAGAAAGTCTATCGCGCAGAGGCGCAGAGCCGCGGAACTTCAGGGGTTTCGAACCACGTTCCGAGCCGCAGGCGACAAGACCGGGCTGCGCAGAGGAACCGGACCAATTCACGGATGCGCACGGATGCGTTTCTTGGATTGCGGCGCATTCTCGCATCCTTCCATAGGGACGCATCGCCTCTGCCGTCCGCGTCTCGCGTTTCGAATCCGTGCTGTTCTCTGCCGGGTGCCCGCAGTCTTCCCCGGTTCCGCGTCTTTCAACCTTCACACCTCCTGTCCAGCGTAGCGTCCAGCTAAGCTTGGGTCGACCTTGGACTCGCCGCCCTGCCGCGACCCAACTTGCAACTGCAACCACATCGGCGAAGCCGGACGCACCGTCACACCAGAACCACCAGACGCTGCCCGGCAGCCAACGCCGCACGCGCTTCCGGCCACGCACGCTCCCAAACCATGATCAGCTCCGACTTGCGACAGTTTCCGATGCGAACCCACACGACCTGACCTCGGGGACTGTGGACGAGGAGCGCGGAGAAGTCCTCGTCCTTCGTGACCACGATCCGATTCTCTTCCAAGGCGTACTCCCAGATCAGGCGATCAGAGGTTTGCGCACGTCCGATCTCCAGCACGTGCACCGCGTCTTCTCCTGCTTCCCGCAAGTGCCGGGCGAGCGCGACGGGGAGTTGATTATCGACCAGCCACTTCACGGTGCCGGTAACTCGATCAGCTCAGCTCGCGCGCAGGATCAAAGCATCGCTTTGGACGGCACCAAACTGCAAACACGCGAGAATGTCGTCTCGCTCGAGAAAGGGGTAGTCTTCCAACACCTCGTCGAAACTGGCTCCCTTCGCCAAGAGTTCCAACACGTCTCGCACACGCAGACGATAGCCCCGAACACAAGGCTTTCCCCCGCACTTGCCGGGTTCGATCGTGATGCGGCTCAAGAGATCCATGGAGACAACTCTACCCTTTTTTCGCCGACCGTGGCAAGCGCACGTGCGGATCGCCTGGCCGTGGTGGTCCACGGTTCTCCGTCATCCGCTTCAGACGCCGTCCTCCGCCTCGGGAGCAGACCGCAAGAGGCGGCCCAACGCTTCACCGAGAATCTCGAACTCGCGCTCGAGGATCAACTGGAGTGCCCGTTCCGCCAGCAGTCGTTCCTCCGAAGCCTCGGCGGTGAAGTTCTCGATTTCCACGATCACGCGCTCGAGATCGTGGAGGTGCTTCCTGCTCGATTCAGGCAGCTACATACAGAGAACTGCGGGTCCGCTCCACTTCGTCTCGAAACACCGGGCTCCGGATTGCATGGATCGAAACGAGATCGACTTCGCGACCGAGGGTGGCTTCCAGCGCCTCTTTCAGCCCGAAATACTGCGAGAAGGCGTCGAATTCGGAGTTGCGGTCGAAGTCGACCAGAAAGTCGACATCGCTGTCGGGGCCGAAATCGTTCCGCAGAACCGATCCGAAGACGGAAAGCTGCCTGACGCCGAAGCGGCGGCAAATCTCCACGATCGCATCCCTGTGCTGCTCCAGAAACCGAGGCATGACCGCGACCGCTTAACGGGAATCGCCACATGCGGAAAGATCAAAGCGGGTATCTCGGAGCGGCTCGGGGCGGAAGGGAGTCGAGCCGGACCATCCGGACATGAAAAAAGCGCCGGAGTATTCCGGCGCTTTTGGGAAGGCATCGAGGCTTGTTGTCGTCTCGCGAAGAGACGCTGAGACGCGGAGAAATCGGATGGCCGGACCGTGCTTGAACCACAGAGGACACCGAGAGCACGGAGATGGAGGTACGAAGGAAAGGACAGTGGACAGAGAGCGGCGGGCAGAGGAGCCGATGGTCGGACGGTCGGTCGGTCGGACAGAATCAACAGACAACCCCCAACCAGTAACGAGTAACCGGCGCCCGAGGGGCGTCATCCCAACCTTCCCATCCGTGGTTCTACGAGCAGGAAACCGACCGGAGCGGCGCAGCCGCTCACTGTCCGACCTTCAGCCTTCTCTCTGTCCGCTTTGGATCTTGCCGACAGTCGAGCACGCGATGAACGAGAACTTCGTCACCAATCACGCGGTAGTAGACGGCGTACGGGAATCGACGCGAGAGGAGCCGATGGTAATCCCAAATGACACGATGCGTGCCGCCGTAGAGAGCCAGCGAATCGATTTCCGAGAAAAGCGTGTCGAAGAAGTAGTCGCCGACCCCTTCCGACTGCCGATCGTAGAACCGTCGTCCCTCAGCCAGATCTTCGATGGCCGAGCGAAGAATACGGACCTTCACTCGAAACGTGCCCGCAACTGCTTCTTCGCCTGCGACCAATCGACAATCTCTTCCTGCCCGGCAGCGAGACGATCCGCCGTCGCCTGAAGTGTCTCTCGATGCCAGACCGGCGATTCCAGTTCGCCCTCCTCTCGTGAGAGATCCGTCCAGATAGCCTCCATAAGCCTAAGCTTATCGAGGCGAGACATTTGCGCCAGCTCGACAGAACTCATGGGACGAAAGATACCGAGTGGACGTGACCCGGCAACTCGGTTTTCTCGGCCAAAGAGACTAGGACGTCCGGTCCCACGTGCAAACCTCCCCCTCCGCGCCACTGCGTCTCTGCGCGAGTACTTCCGTATTCCGGACTGGACTGGATTGGTTCGGACCAGATCGGAAGAAGACCAAGAAAGTCTATCGCGCGGAGGCGCAGAGGCGCGGAGTTTCAGGGGGTGTCGAACCACGGATCTCACGGATGCGCACGGATGGGCTCCGTGGAGTGTGGCGCGTTCTCGCATCTTTCCATACCTCTTCCTTCAGCGCGCCCCCCACTTTTCGTCCGCCTGCATGCTCCGTTGGCGTCAGCCTTTACGGGGTTCGACCGTAGCGGCTCCGCCGCTCATCGCCCGACTGCCGTCGTGCGTTTCAGTCGCCGTCCTCTGCCTTCCGCCCGTCCTCTTCCGCCGCACGCAACACCTGAGCCACAATCTCGTCGCCGAGAAAAATCCCGCACCTTCGAAGCGCCTGGATTTCCGGGCCTATCGCAACGAGATAGCCATGCTTCTTCGCACGGAGCAGCAATCCGATCGATCCGAGGCATCGAAATCCCTGTGCCGCGGCGATCCGACGAGCACGCGCATCGTCCATCAACAAGAGCGCATTGGGGCGCCCTGCGGCCAACGCGAGTGCCGAGGCTTCCCCGGCTCCCAGAAACAAGCGGTAGGCGTCGACAAGCGACGCCTCGGGTTCGACGACGTCGGCAGAGAAGAGCCGCCTCACTTCCTCGGCCTCCACACGTCCCCCGCCCGCTTCCACGACTTCCCGCCATACGGGTCCGGGGATTACAACGCTACGTGCCAGTTGGCGCAGCAATTCCAGACGACCGATCTTCCCGAGCCCGATGAGCGGACCAGAATCGGCCACGATGACGGCTTCAAGCTCGAGCAAGGTCGTCGGCCAGTTCCGCTGAAGTCAGGTTGATCGGCGACACGCCGGTCCGACCGAGCGCCGCCGTAAAATCCCAATGATTCATGCCGGCCAGTTCCGCGGCCTGTCCAAACGTCAGACGTCGCAGCTCGAACAGCTTCACAGCGAGAAGGAACCGAAACTCGGCAGCGGCGGCCGACGGCTCGAGCCCAACCGTCGCCAGCAGCCGGTCGTCGATCGGGATGTGAACCGTTGTCATGCCGTCATCCTAGTGCCGCCTCTGAAGGGCGCAAGCCGTTCTCGGCCTCGTCCGGACCAAGAAAGTCTATCGCGCAGAGGCGCAGAGCCGCGGAACTTCAGGGGTATCGAACCACGTTCCGAGCCGCAGGCGACAAGACCGGGCTGCGCAGAGGAACCGGACCATCTCACGGCTGTGCACGGATGTGCTCAAACACGAGCCACCCATCGTCTGGATCGGAGCGGAAACCAACCAACACAGTTTTCGCGCAGAGGCGCGGAGGTTTCGGAAGGGAGTCGAGCCGGACCATCCGGACATGAAAAAAGCGCCGGAGTATTCCGGCGCTTTTGCGAAAGCATCGAGGCTTGTTGTCGTCTCGCGCAGAGGCGCAGAGGCGCGGAGAGAACGGGTGGTCGGACCGTGCTTGAACCACGGAGGACACCGAGAGCACGGAGACGGAGGTACGGAGGAAAGGACCCCGTAAAGGCTGACGCCAACGGGGCAAGCAGAGACGACGTTCGTTCCCTGAACCAATAACCCTCGACAATTAACGAGTAACCGCGGCTCCGCCGCTCCAACCCTCAACCAGTAACCAGTAACCGGCGCGCTCCGCGCCGTCATCCGTGGTCATCCGTGTCATCCGTGGTTTCACCCATTCGACCTCTGCGCCACTGCGTCACAGCGCGAGTCCTTCCGGGTTTTGGGTTGAGAGTCTCGGAAAGTATCCGAACCAAGGCGGGTTTCGCGCAGGGACGCAGCGACGCGGAGTTTTCGGAGCCGGATCAGGTGAACCTCCGATTTCACGGATGGGCGCGGATGGGCTCCCTAGGAGTGCGGCGCGTCCCCGCACACCGACTTCATGCTCGTTGCATTTTACTTCTTCCTTCAGCGCGCCTCGCGCGCTTCCCGTCCGACAATCCGGTCACTTCGGAGCCAGCTCGAATCGTCCTGCTACGACCCCGGGAACCGTGAGGTCTTCGTCCAGTTCCTCCCACCTCAACGCGTAACCGTTGAGCTCGATCCGAACCTTCGCCAACTGCTCCTCCGTCGCCTTCGCAAGGATTCGGAATCGGTCAGCGGGAAAACCGACGACGCGTCCGTCGTGAAGTTCTACGTAGATCGTTCGCTTCTCGACCCAGACCCGGAGAGCGACCGGCTCGACTGAAGTCCAAAGATCAACGGTTGAAGTGTTCACGGTATGCGCCTCGCAAGATGTCCTGATATTCGAACACCAATTTCTCGATCCTGCCAAGTTCGTGCGCAGGGATGCCTCGGTTCACGGCAAGAGCAATTGCCGGCTCGAGCCAGAACTTGCACTCTCCATCAGCGGATCGGACGTGGATGTGAGGAGGCTCCTGCCTCTCGTCGGAGTAGAAATGAAACCGGTATCGGCCAATCCGAAGAACCGTGGGCATGAGCACACGTTCTCGGTTTCACGTTTCGCGTCCATTCGGAACCATCGTCACGCCTCCGTAGGCTGACTCGACCGCCGACTGCTTGCCCCATTGGCGGCAGCCTTTACGGGGTCCTCTGACCACCGTCGTCCGTCGTCCGTCCTCCGCGTTCTCTGCGCCTTTGCGCGAGTACTTCCGCCTTCTGGGTTTGCTTGCTTCGGACCGGAGCGGAAAGAAACGAACCAAGGCAGGTTCTCGCGCAGAGACGCAGAGGCGCGGAGATTCGGACAGAGAACGGACGACAGAGGACGGACGACAAAAGCGGACATCCCTGCCCATCCGTGTAATGGTCCGGTTCCTCTGCGCAGCCCGGTCTTGTCGCCTGCGGCTCGGAACGTGGTTTCACTCATTCCTTGCGATCACTGCGCCACTGCGTCTCTGCGCGAGTACTTCCGGGTTTGGGATCGGAGGATTCGGAGACAGACCCATTCCAAACCAAGGCAGGTATCGCGCAGAGACGCTGAGACGCGGAGAAATCGGATGGCCGGACCGACTTTAGACCACGGAGGACACCGAGAGCACGGAGATGGAGGTACGATGGAAAGGACCCCGTAAAGGCTAGCGCCAACGGGGCAAGCAGAGGCGACGTACGTTCCCTGAACCAATAACCCTCGACGGGTAACCAGTAACCGGCGCGCTCCGCGCCGTCATCCGTGTTCATCCGTGGTTTCACCCATTCGACCTCTGCGCCACTGCGTCACTGCGCGAGTCCTTCCGAAGCTTTCTCGGTTCGATCGAAAACAAACCAAAACGAGACACGGTATTGCGCCGACGCAGAGACGCGGAAGTTTCGGAAGGGAGTCGAGCCGGACCATCCGGACATGAAAAAAGCGCCGGAGTATTCCGGCGCTTTTGCGAAAGCATCGAGGCTTGTTGTCGTCTCGCGAAGGGACGCGGAGACGCGGAGAGAACGGGTGGTCGGACCGTGCTTGAACCACGGAGGACACCGAGAGCACGGAGACGGAGGTCCGAAGTATCGAAAGGCGTCATCCCAACCTTCCCATCCGTGTTCATCCGTGGTTCCACCCATTCGACCTCTGCGCCACTGCGTCTCTGCGCGAGTACTTCCGTATTCTGGGTGTGCTTGCTTCGGGCCGGAGCGGAAAGAAACAGAACCAAGGCAGGTTCTCGCGCAGAGACGCAGAGGCGCGGAGAGAACGGATAGTCGGACCGTGCTTGAACCACGGAGGACGCCGAGAGCACGGAGACGGAGGTACGGAGGAAAGGACCCCGTAAAGGCTGACGCCAACGGGGCAAGCAGAGGCGACGTTCGTTCCCTGAACCAATAACGCTCGACAATTAACGAGTAACCGCGGCTCCGCCGCTCCTACCCACAACCAAGAACCATTAACCCGCGGCGCGCGCTTCCGCGCGCTCGCCGCGCTCCATCCACGCCGCGCGCAGACGCCGCGAGAAGGTCAGCCGCAGCACGAAGAGCCGTGCGCGCAGACGCGTCGGGCGCTCGTCCGTACGGACCACCACCCACGGGCGCTCGCCGGCGGTCGAAGTGAACCGACCGGCGTTGTGCCGCAGCAGCCGCTGGCGCAGATTGAGCGTCTGCCCCAGCAGCACGCGCCCGGTGGCTTCGCTCTTCAGAGCGTAGATGCAGATTGGTCTGTTCATTTGCATTTCACAGCACAGTGGCCGCGTTGCGGCCCGCGGTGGTCGCTTCGCGTCCGACAGTGGCGCTTCGCGCCCACGGTGCAACCGTCCGAACGTTGCGCATCGCGCACTGTCCGACCGTCCGACCGTAGCGGCAGAGCCGCTCACAGTGGCACTTCGTGCCGACAGTCCGACTGTGGCCGCTCTGCGGCCCGCGGTAGCGACTTCGTCGCTCACAGTCCGACAGCCCGACTGTATCGCCCTCGGCGATCACCGTCCGACCGTTGCGCATCGCGCACTGCCCGACCGCCCGACCGTTGCGGCAAAGCCGCTCACAGTGGCACTTCGTGCCGACAGTCCGACGGTGGCCGCGTTGCGGCCCGCGGTAGCGACTTCGTCGCTCACAGTCCGACCGTCCGACTGTATCGCCCTCGGCGATCACCGTCCGACCGTTGCGCATCGCGCACTGCCCGACCGTCCGACTGTAGCGGCAGAGCCGCTCACCGGCACCAAGTCTCGGCCTCGGTGATCATGCGCCCAAGCTGACCGCCCACTCCATCGCATTCCAAGCGCAACGCACGATGCTGTGCCTCCGTGAGATACCCACACGCCCGGGCAGTCTTCAACCAATGTCGAGTCTCGTTCAACTCCCCGTCGGCATCAGAGAGCTTGCTTCTAAAATGCGCCACATAACCACGCTTCGCCCACGATTCAGCCAAACAGGCACCCACGGAACGCGAAGCTCTACGGATCTGATCGGTCAACGAGTATCGTTCCTCGTTCGGCCAGCTCTTCGACAGTTCGAATATCGCCTGCTGAAGCGTAAACGCGGCCGCGTAGATGTTCAGGTCTTCAAACGATTCAACACGCTTGCTCATGTTCTGTATCGCTTGGCGCGTTAGCGGTCCGACTGTCCGACTGTGGCCGCTCTGCGGCCCGCGGTGGCGACTTCGTCGCTCACAGTCCGACCGTGGCGGCGGAGCCGCTCACTGTGGCGCTTCGCGCCAACCGGCCGACCGCACAACCGAAGCGGCGCAGCCGCTCACTGCCCAACCGGATTGTCGCCGCTCGGCTCCGCCGAGAGCCCGAGCTTCGCGAGCGCGGCGACAATCTCCTGCACCCCCGGATCGTCCCAGATTTCCTCGAAGGGGACGTTGCTGCCGATGCGCATGAAATACTGCTCGCGACTGCCCGAAACGAGCTGGCGCATCGCGTCTTTCCACCATTCGAGCGGATGCGGGATGGCGTTGAATCGCTCGCCGTAGTCGTAGACCTCCCCTTCGATCAGATGCCAGAAAAGCACGTGCGTCGACCGACCTTCCGGATCGAGAAAGCGACGCCAATCCGCCGACTGCAACGCCCGTCCCGCCACACTCCGTCGCTCGTCGAACCGCATCTCCACGCAGGACCATCCGTTTTCCGTCCAGCACCGATCCGGCGTGTGCGAGGCCACGAGACGCACCGGCATCCGCCCTGCGCCCCAGTAGGCCACGTAGACCGTCAATTCGCGCGCGCCACTCCGATACCGTGCATTGAAGACATCGTCGTAGTTGAGCACCTGCGCCACTTTGCCGGAGACGAACTCCGTCGCCCCCAACGCCACCGCCTCGCCGCGCCACTCGCCCGCCTCCAGCGGGATCGCGTCCTCGAGGTGTGCCGGTTTCGGCGCCGCGATCTCCTCGGCCGGGTTGAACGCCTGCAAGACGACCGCCCCCAGGAGGACGACCGCCGCGAGAGCGGGAAGGAGGAGGGCTCTTCTCATGTGAGACTCGGCAGCAAGCGGAAAACCGAAAGCGGCAGGCGGTGAGCAATAGAGCCGGGAGCGACCCACCGACTGTCCGAACAATCATCGAGAGCCGGGGAGCACAGGCACCTCGCCAAATACGCTTGCGGAACGCGGAATCGGATTGGCCGCACAAGAGCGCAAAGATCGGAAAGCGAAACGTATTGAACCACTGATTCCACGGATGTGCACGGATGGCCGCTGAAAGTGGACCGCGGACCACGGACAATCAATCGCAGACGGCTGAACGCTGACCGCCTATAGCTAACCGGTTACAGCGTCTTCATTCATCGTACATCCTACTTCTTACTCCTTGCTTCTTGCTTCCGCGGGCACCGGCGTGCCCGTGAACTCGCCTTTCGTCGCGTGGCCGCCGGCCGTATCCACGACGTCATGACGCGCCAAGACCTTGAACACGGTCCGCACGAGGATCTTCAGGTCCATCCAGAAGGTGCGGTTGTCCACGTACCACACGTCCACCGCAAAGCGTTCCTCCCAGCTCTGGCGGTTGCGTCCGTTCACTTGCGCGAGCCCCGTGATGCCCGGCCGCACGTCGTGCCGGCGCGCCTGTTCGGGCGTGTAGAGCGGAAGGTACTTCACCAACAGCGGTCGCGGTCCCACCAGGCTCATCTCGCCTTTCAGCACGTTCCACAACTCGGGCAGTTCGTCCAGGCTCGTGGAACGCAGCATCCGGCCGAACGGAGGCAACCGCTCGGCGTCCGGCAAGGCGTGCCCGTGCGCGTCCACCGCATCGCGCATGCTGCGGAACTTCAACAGGGTGAAGGTGCGCCCATGCAACCCGGGGCGCTCCTGCCGGAAGAGCACGGGCGACCCGAGCTTCACGCGCACGAGCAGCGCCACGACCGCGATCACGGGCGCGAGCACGACGAGCGCCACGAGCGCCACGCAAAAATCGAAGAGACGTTTCATGTATTCACAACTCAACTACCCTGCCGACTCTCGATCACGTGTGCGGGGCAACCTCCCACCTTCCGACCATCCGATCGCCCGACCCGGTCCGGGGGGCGCAGGCGTCCCGCCTGCCGTGTCCGGCGTCTCGCCGGACACACTTCCAGAAAGCCGAACCGGATTGGCCGCAAAGAAGCACAGAGAGCGCAAAGAGAGACGGCAGTGGCGCGTGGCGCCCACAGTCCGACAGGGGCGGCATCGCCCTCTCGCTCGCCGCACCCGGCCAACGACCACCAACCGACAAAGAAGGACCAAAAACTCCGCGCAGCGGCCAGCGATCAACGATCAACGATCAGCGATCGTCCACTGTCCACCGCCCTCTGCCTTCCGCCTTCAGTCTTCCCTGCGCGCCTACCGCCCGAACTCCCGGCGCACGAGGCCGATGATACGCTCGAGTTCGTCGTCCTGCAGAGCCGAGCCGGAGGGCAGGCACAGCCCCTGCGCGTAGAGGCGCTCGGCGACGGCTCCGCCGAAACACTCCGTGCGCATGTCCAGAAACACCGGTTGCATGTGCATCGGTTTCCACACCGGCCGCGATTCGACGCTCTCCTTCTGCAAGGCGAGCATCACCTTCTCGCGATCCGTCCCAGCGACCGCCGGATCGATCGTGATGCACGTCAGCCAGCGCGTCGACCGTCCCCACGGCGCCTCCGGCATGAAGCCCACGCCGGGCAAATCGCCCAATCCCTGCCGGTAGATCTCGAAGATCCTCCGTCGTGCTTGGATGCGGCTCTCCAACATCCGCAACTGCCCGAGGCCGATGCCCGCGAGCACGTTGCTCATCCGGTAGTTGTAGCCGATCTCGAGGTGTTCGTAATGCGCCGTTTGTTCGCGCGCCTGCGTCGCCAGATAGCGCGCCCGCCCGGCCACGGCCGCATCGTTCGAGACGAACATGCCGCCGCCCGAGGTCGTGATGATCTTGTTGCCGTTGAAGGAAAACGCCCCCATCTGCCCGAACGCTCCGGCCGGCACGCCATTGCAGCACGAGCCCAGCGCCTCCGCCGCATCCTCCACGATCGGCACGCCGTAGGCCTCGCAGATCGGGACGATCTCGGCGTAGTTGGCGCACTGGCCGTAGAGATCGACCACGATCACCGCCTTCGGTCGACGCCCCTTCCGCCGTCGCGTCTCCAGCGCCTCCTCCAGACGCTTCGGGCACATGTTCCAAGACGTTTCCTCGCTGTCGACGAACACCGGACGCGCCGCGCGATACACGATCGGATTGGCCGAGGCGATGAAGGTGAGCGTGGAGCAGAGCACCTCGTCGCCCGGTCCCACGTCGAGGATGCGCATCGCCAGATGCAGCGCCGCGGTGCCCGACGACACCGCCACCGCGTGCGTGGCGCAATAGCGCTTGGCGAACTCCGCCTCGAAAGCATCGATCTGTGGACCCACCTGCGCGATCCAGTTGGTCTCGAACGCCTCCCGAACGAACCGAAACTCGTCGTCGCCCAAGTGCGGCGGCGAAAGAAACACGCGCTTGTGCGGGTGCCGGGTCGCGTCCATCACGACGCGACACACCCGACGGTTTCGCACGACTCAACAGCCCGCACACTTCGCACGCTGGCGCGAACGGCTGCGACGCCAATACCAAACCGAGCGCCTGCCTTGGCAGTCAGCCGATAGGCGCGTTTGGCGCCCGCGGTCCGACGGTAGCGGCGAAGTCCGCTTGCAGCAGGCTTCGCGCCGTCCGGCAGTCGACCGTCCGACGGTAACCGCTTTGCGGCCCACGGTAGCGGCCTCCGCCGCTCACCGTAGCGACGCCATCGCCAACCGTCCTACCGTCCAACCGCCGGACTGTCCGGCCGTCCAGCCGCGCGCTCCTCACTCCACCCGCCTCGCCGGCACGCCGAACATCTTCGTTCCCGCCGCAACATCGCGCAGCACGACGGTGCCGATGCCGAGATACGCACGGTCTCCGATCGTCACTCCCGGAGCCACGCTGACGTGACTTCCGAAATACACTTCGCATCCCACGGACACCATACCCGTGAGGTCGCAATGACAGTTGATTTGCGTGTACTCGCCCACCGTCGCATCGTGGTCGACGGTCGCGTGCATGTTCAGCGCCACCCCGCGTCCGATCGAGGAATACCCGGACACGATCGCATAGGGACACACGATCACCCCGTCCGCCAGTTCCACCTCGTCGCCCACGATGGCGGTGCGATGGATCAACTGGGTGAACGTTCCCCCGCGCGCCTGCACGTTCTCGATGCAAGCCCGCTTCATCGCAGGCGTGCCCATGGCACAGAGAAACACGTCCTCGGCCTGCGGTTGATAGTCGGCGATACGGCCGAGCAGCGGCGCGTGCAGTGGTTGTTTCAACTCCGCCGCCTCGCGGTCGTCGAGAAATCCTTTCACCTCCCACTCCGTGCCGTGTTGCACGGACTGTCGGGCCCATGTCAGTACTTCGCGGCCGAACCCGCCCGCTCCGAGAATGATCAGTTTACGCATGTGTCTGAATGTGCGACGCTCCGACGGTTTCACTGTCCGACGGTGACCGCTCCGCGGTCCACGGTAGCGACTTCTCTCCGAGTTCCAGGCTCTACGAGCCGGAAGCGTCGCCCACGGTCTCTCCGAGCTGTAAGCTCTACGAGTTGGAAGCCGACCGTAGCGACTTCGCCGAACAGTGGCGCTTTGCGCCCACAGTCCGACTGCCCTACTGTCCGACGGTCCCACTGCCGCGCCGCGGCTATATCGTTCCCGAGTCCACGAAGACGTTCTGCCCCGTCACCGAGGCCGCACCGTCGCCGAGGAGAAAGACGATCGTGTCCGCGACGGACTCCAGACGTGTCGCCTCTTTGAGTGCGGTGCGCTGGTGGATGCGCTCCCGCTGTTCCTCCGAAAGCGTTCCGCTCATCGCGGTCTCCATGAAGCCCGCGACGACACAGTTCGACCGGATCCCGCGCTCGCCCCACTCGCGCGCCGTGTTCTTCGAAAACGCCTCCAACGCTCCCTTGGTCGAGGCATACATGGCCAGCCCCTTGTAACCCGTGTGCACGCTGATCGAGGACACGTGCACGATGGCTCCCTTCACGCGATTGAAGAGCATGTTCCGGATGGCGTACTTGGTCGCCATCATCGGCGCGAAGACATTGACCGCGTACATCGACCGCAGGCGCTCGGCATCGAGGTTGGTCACGATGTCGTCGTAGGCCTGGGCCGCGTTGTTCACGAAGCCGTGCAGCGGCACACCGAAAGGCACGAAATCGCCGAAGAGCCCTGCTTTCACGCCGTCCGCGTCGCTCAGATCGAAGGCACGGAAGAACACACGGGACGGCTCGCCTTCCATCAATGAACGATACTCGTCGGAAAGCGTGCGGCTCACCCCATACACGTTCCAACCGGCCGCGACCACGGCCCGTGCGATCGCGAGTCCGAGTCCCCGGGAGACTCCCGTGATCAGTATATTGCCTTGCATGGAAGAACCGCGCGGCGCGCGCGGAACAGACCAAGCCAGTGTGTCGCGCGGAGGCGCAGAGGCGCGGAGTGCTCGGAAGAACGTGAATCACGGGTGAACACCGATAGACACGAAATTCCTATTGTCCGAAGGGGTCTGACCGTCGCATGATGTACAAAACTAATGCATGAGTGCCGCATGCATGAAAACATCTCATTGTACAAGGAAGTCGATCCGTGTTGTAATGGGTCATGGGCACGGAAGTGAAAGTGGAGAAGAACGGCAGGCGCGTGAAGGTGAGCATCGAGGTGGAGTTCGCGGAGGATGCCGGGATGCTGGAGTGCGAGACGGCGATCCAGGATGCGCTCAATCAGGCGGGTTGCGAGCTGACGGTGGGCTGCCTGGAGCGTTACGACACCGACGGCTCGCCGATCGAGGTGGAGGGGGTGAAGCTCACCAGCAAGGGACTCACGCCGTGCAGCTACCAGACGCCGTACGGGGAGGCGACGATGCGGCGGCACGTGTATCAGAGCGGATGGGGCGGGACGACGTACTGCCCGCTCGAACGCTCGGCGCGGGTGATCGAGGGCACGACGCCGCGTTTCGCGCAGATGTGCGCATTGAAGTACGCCACGCTCAACAGCGTGCTCGCGCAGAAGGAT from Opitutales bacterium ASA1 encodes the following:
- a CDS encoding DUF3368 domain-containing protein, encoding MLELEAVIVADSGPLIGLGKIGRLELLRQLARSVVIPGPVWREVVEAGGGRVEAEEVRRLFSADVVEPEASLVDAYRLFLGAGEASALALAAGRPNALLLMDDARARRIAAAQGFRCLGSIGLLLRAKKHGYLVAIGPEIQALRRCGIFLGDEIVAQVLRAAEEDGRKAEDGD
- a CDS encoding DUF433 domain-containing protein, with amino-acid sequence MDLLSRITIEPGKCGGKPCVRGYRLRVRDVLELLAKGASFDEVLEDYPFLERDDILACLQFGAVQSDALILRAS
- a CDS encoding nucleotidyltransferase domain-containing protein codes for the protein MPRFLEQHRDAIVEICRRFGVRQLSVFGSVLRNDFGPDSDVDFLVDFDRNSEFDAFSQYFGLKEALEATLGREVDLVSIHAIRSPVFRDEVERTRSSLYVAA
- the vioB gene encoding dTDP-4-amino-4,6-dideoxy-D-glucose acetyltransferase VioB, translated to MRKLIILGAGGFGREVLTWARQSVQHGTEWEVKGFLDDREAAELKQPLHAPLLGRIADYQPQAEDVFLCAMGTPAMKRACIENVQARGGTFTQLIHRTAIVGDEVELADGVIVCPYAIVSGYSSIGRGVALNMHATVDHDATVGEYTQINCHCDLTGMVSVGCEVYFGSHVSVAPGVTIGDRAYLGIGTVVLRDVAAGTKMFGVPARRVE
- a CDS encoding sugar transferase — its product is MKRLFDFCVALVALVVLAPVIAVVALLVRVKLGSPVLFRQERPGLHGRTFTLLKFRSMRDAVDAHGHALPDAERLPPFGRMLRSTSLDELPELWNVLKGEMSLVGPRPLLVKYLPLYTPEQARRHDVRPGITGLAQVNGRNRQSWEERFAVDVWYVDNRTFWMDLKILVRTVFKVLARHDVVDTAGGHATKGEFTGTPVPAEARSKE
- a CDS encoding SDR family oxidoreductase; amino-acid sequence: MQGNILITGVSRGLGLAIARAVVAAGWNVYGVSRTLSDEYRSLMEGEPSRVFFRAFDLSDADGVKAGLFGDFVPFGVPLHGFVNNAAQAYDDIVTNLDAERLRSMYAVNVFAPMMATKYAIRNMLFNRVKGAIVHVSSISVHTGYKGLAMYASTKGALEAFSKNTAREWGERGIRSNCVVAGFMETAMSGTLSEEQRERIHQRTALKEATRLESVADTIVFLLGDGAASVTGQNVFVDSGTI
- a CDS encoding aminotransferase class I/II-fold pyridoxal phosphate-dependent enzyme — its product is MDATRHPHKRVFLSPPHLGDDEFRFVREAFETNWIAQVGPQIDAFEAEFAKRYCATHAVAVSSGTAALHLAMRILDVGPGDEVLCSTLTFIASANPIVYRAARPVFVDSEETSWNMCPKRLEEALETRRRKGRRPKAVIVVDLYGQCANYAEIVPICEAYGVPIVEDAAEALGSCCNGVPAGAFGQMGAFSFNGNKIITTSGGGMFVSNDAAVAGRARYLATQAREQTAHYEHLEIGYNYRMSNVLAGIGLGQLRMLESRIQARRRIFEIYRQGLGDLPGVGFMPEAPWGRSTRWLTCITIDPAVAGTDREKVMLALQKESVESRPVWKPMHMQPVFLDMRTECFGGAVAERLYAQGLCLPSGSALQDDELERIIGLVRREFGR